A genome region from Streptomyces xanthophaeus includes the following:
- a CDS encoding cytochrome P450, producing the protein MTATLTPGTRSGGPRRWPLLGNLPAFARDPLAFFESLRDGYGDWVPWALGPQRNILVSRPEHAGELLGAVESTFRPTELGWAFRQLLGNGVVVATGDDWRRKRALVQPSVRPRQVRSYAATMVECADALAGGWHEGQRIDVHREMAALTQRIAVRTLFGSDAAGREAPISAAMATAQRELGAEFRGLTLFLPPWVRTPGRRRMREAVAVLDQEIEHVIREHEAASSAGAERDDLLSRLLAARDETGGPLSRKELRDESITLYIGGHETTSTTLTWAWQLLSGAPSARARLTEELDRVLGGRLPAYDDYARLPWTRQVVKEALRIYPPIWLISAVATEGATLGGREVPAGTSVWTSPWSMHRDARWFPDPEAFRPERWDADAPHPVPEHAWFPFGGGPRACLGARFALVEAALVLAVLAQRFHLDSGSERAGVFPGLTLQPTGPVVATLRRSGSDTDTGSGTASDTDGAKAR; encoded by the coding sequence GTGACCGCGACCCTGACCCCGGGCACCCGGAGCGGCGGACCGCGCCGATGGCCGCTGCTCGGCAACCTGCCCGCCTTCGCCCGCGATCCCCTGGCCTTCTTCGAGTCCCTGCGCGACGGCTACGGGGACTGGGTGCCCTGGGCGCTCGGCCCGCAGCGCAACATCCTGGTCTCCCGGCCCGAGCATGCCGGTGAACTGCTCGGAGCCGTCGAGTCCACTTTCCGGCCGACGGAACTCGGCTGGGCCTTCCGCCAGTTACTGGGCAACGGGGTGGTCGTCGCCACCGGGGACGACTGGCGCCGCAAACGGGCGCTGGTGCAACCCTCCGTCCGGCCGCGCCAGGTGCGCTCGTACGCCGCCACGATGGTGGAGTGCGCCGACGCCCTCGCGGGCGGCTGGCACGAGGGCCAACGGATCGACGTGCACCGGGAGATGGCCGCACTCACCCAGCGGATCGCGGTGCGCACGCTGTTCGGGAGCGACGCCGCCGGCCGGGAGGCGCCCATCAGCGCGGCCATGGCCACCGCCCAGCGGGAACTGGGGGCGGAGTTCCGCGGGCTGACGCTGTTCCTGCCGCCCTGGGTCCGCACTCCCGGACGGCGCCGGATGAGGGAGGCCGTGGCGGTGCTCGACCAGGAGATCGAGCACGTCATACGGGAGCACGAGGCGGCGTCGAGCGCCGGAGCGGAGCGGGACGACCTGCTGAGCCGGCTGCTCGCGGCCCGCGACGAAACCGGGGGCCCGCTCTCCCGCAAGGAGTTGCGGGACGAGTCGATCACCCTCTACATCGGCGGCCACGAGACCACCTCGACCACCCTGACCTGGGCCTGGCAGCTCCTGTCGGGGGCGCCGTCGGCGCGGGCCCGGCTGACGGAGGAGCTGGACCGGGTGCTCGGCGGGCGGCTGCCGGCCTACGACGACTACGCGCGGCTGCCCTGGACCCGGCAGGTGGTCAAGGAGGCCCTGCGCATCTATCCGCCGATCTGGCTGATCTCGGCGGTGGCCACGGAGGGGGCGACACTGGGCGGGCGCGAGGTCCCGGCCGGGACCTCGGTATGGACCAGCCCCTGGTCGATGCACCGCGATGCCCGGTGGTTCCCGGACCCGGAGGCCTTCCGCCCCGAGCGGTGGGACGCGGACGCCCCGCATCCGGTGCCCGAACACGCCTGGTTCCCGTTCGGCGGCGGCCCGCGGGCCTGCCTGGGAGCACGGTTCGCACTGGTGGAGGCCGCGCTCGTACTCGCCGTGCTGGCGCAGCGGTTCCACCTGGACAGCGGGAGCGAACGGGCCGGGGTCTTCCCGGGGCTCACCCTGCAGCCGACCGGACCGGTCGTGGCGACCCTGCGCCGCAGCGGCAGCGACACCGACACGGGGAGCGGCACGGCGAGCGACACGGACGGGGCGAAGGCCCGTTGA
- a CDS encoding ABC transporter ATP-binding protein translates to MATDVHGAVATAAAVEVTGLTRSFDGRVVIDGLDLTLHAGEFTVLLGRSGCGKSTLLRILAGLDREIEGEVLVPERRAVAFQAPRLMPWKRVWRNVLLGLPGRPERERAERALAEVGLEHRIDAWPKTLSGGEAQRASLARALVREPDLLLLDEPFGALDALTRIKAQELVARLWQRRGCAVLLVTHDVDEAVLLADRILVMSEGRITHDTRVPLERPRTVGDPGFAALRTRLLAELGVF, encoded by the coding sequence ATGGCGACCGACGTTCACGGGGCAGTAGCCACCGCCGCTGCCGTCGAGGTCACCGGGCTGACCCGGTCCTTCGACGGGCGGGTCGTCATCGACGGGCTCGATCTGACCCTGCATGCCGGGGAGTTCACCGTCCTCCTCGGGCGCAGCGGCTGCGGCAAGTCCACCCTGCTGCGGATCCTGGCGGGCCTGGACCGGGAGATCGAGGGCGAGGTACTCGTACCGGAGCGGCGGGCGGTGGCCTTCCAGGCGCCGCGGCTGATGCCCTGGAAGCGGGTCTGGCGCAACGTCCTGCTCGGACTGCCGGGCCGGCCCGAGCGCGAGCGCGCCGAGCGGGCGCTGGCCGAGGTCGGACTGGAGCACCGCATCGACGCCTGGCCCAAGACCCTGTCCGGCGGTGAGGCCCAGCGGGCCTCCCTGGCCCGGGCGCTGGTGCGTGAACCGGATCTGCTCCTCCTGGACGAGCCGTTCGGCGCCCTGGACGCGCTGACCCGGATCAAGGCCCAGGAGCTCGTGGCCCGGCTGTGGCAGCGGCGCGGCTGCGCGGTGCTGCTGGTGACGCACGACGTCGACGAGGCGGTGCTGCTGGCCGACCGGATCCTGGTGATGAGCGAGGGGCGGATCACCCACGACACCCGGGTGCCGCTGGAGCGGCCGCGCACGGTCGGCGACCCGGGATTCGCGGCGCTCCGCACCCGGCTGCTCGCCGAACTCGGCGTCTTCTGA
- a CDS encoding MarR family winged helix-turn-helix transcriptional regulator, with product MSSASSSASASTSASASDTDRLLAEQLLRLTRRLHRIQKRHMVPLGITPAQSRLLRLVSHYEGEQAPRMADLAARLEVVPRAVTTLVDGLEAAECVRRAPDPANRRVIRIELTDTGRATLRRLRNARTDAAEEILAPLTADQREVLGGLLNALSDAPAERTC from the coding sequence ATGAGCTCCGCCTCCTCCTCCGCCTCCGCTTCGACCTCCGCTTCGGCCTCCGACACCGATCGCCTCCTCGCCGAACAGCTCCTGCGTCTGACGCGCAGGCTGCACCGGATCCAGAAGCGCCACATGGTGCCGCTCGGGATCACTCCCGCCCAGAGTCGTTTGCTGCGCCTCGTCTCGCACTACGAGGGCGAGCAGGCACCCCGGATGGCGGATCTCGCCGCCCGCCTGGAAGTCGTGCCGCGCGCGGTGACGACCCTCGTGGACGGCCTGGAGGCGGCCGAGTGCGTACGGCGTGCGCCCGACCCCGCGAACCGCCGCGTCATCCGGATCGAGCTCACCGACACCGGGCGCGCCACGCTGCGCCGACTGCGCAACGCGCGAACCGACGCTGCGGAGGAGATCCTGGCTCCGTTGACCGCCGACCAGCGCGAAGTGCTCGGCGGTCTGCTGAACGCCCTGTCGGACGCCCCGGCGGAGCGCACCTGCTGA
- a CDS encoding ABC transporter permease, whose translation MSTSTSHAPPDLSPAPPSARPAAPELVAVVAASARRRPVPRWIRRTAGPLLLLALWQLASTLGWLPADTLAPPSTIASAGADLIGDGTLPGAMAVSLQRVAIGLVIGGTAGTVLALLSGLSRLGEDLIDASVQMLRTVPWVGLIPLFIIWMGIGEAPKVALIALGTAFHLYLNVYAGIRGVDEQLIEAGGALGLGRWGLVRHVVLPGALPGFMTGLRYSLATAWLALVFGESINADAGIGFLMNQAREFFRTDVIVVCLVVYAFLGLTADLVVRTLERLLLQWRPTFTGQ comes from the coding sequence ATGAGCACCAGCACCAGCCATGCCCCGCCGGACCTGTCGCCCGCGCCGCCATCCGCACGGCCCGCCGCACCCGAGCTCGTGGCGGTCGTGGCGGCCTCCGCACGGCGTCGTCCCGTACCCCGCTGGATCCGCCGGACCGCGGGCCCGCTGCTGCTGCTCGCGCTGTGGCAACTGGCCAGCACCCTGGGGTGGCTGCCGGCCGACACGCTCGCGCCGCCGTCCACCATCGCGTCCGCCGGGGCGGATCTGATCGGGGACGGGACCCTGCCCGGGGCGATGGCCGTGTCCCTGCAGCGCGTCGCGATCGGGCTGGTGATCGGCGGTACGGCGGGCACGGTGCTCGCGCTGCTGTCCGGGCTGTCGCGGCTCGGCGAGGACCTGATCGACGCGAGCGTGCAGATGCTCCGCACGGTGCCCTGGGTGGGTCTCATCCCGCTGTTCATCATCTGGATGGGCATCGGTGAGGCGCCGAAGGTCGCCCTGATCGCGCTCGGGACCGCCTTCCACCTGTACCTGAACGTCTACGCGGGGATCCGCGGGGTGGACGAGCAACTGATCGAGGCGGGCGGGGCCCTGGGGCTCGGACGGTGGGGCCTGGTGCGGCACGTCGTACTGCCCGGCGCGCTCCCCGGCTTCATGACCGGTCTGCGGTACTCGCTCGCGACCGCCTGGCTGGCCCTTGTCTTCGGGGAGTCCATCAACGCCGACGCCGGGATCGGCTTCCTGATGAACCAGGCGCGCGAGTTCTTCCGTACCGACGTGATCGTCGTCTGCCTCGTCGTCTACGCCTTCCTCGGCCTGACCGCCGACCTCGTCGTCCGTACTCTCGAAAGGCTGCTGCTGCAATGGCGACCGACGTTCACGGGGCAGTAG
- a CDS encoding ABC transporter ATP-binding protein: protein MPHDEPKWIPSKDPIDPARPAPAEQPRELRRIVGLFRPYRGRLAVVGLLVAASSLVGVASPFMLREILDVAIPQGRTGLLSLLALGMILTAVVTSVFGVLQTLISTTVGQRVMHDLRTAVYAQLQRMPLAFFTRTRTGEVQSRIANDIGGMQATVTSTATSLVSNLTAVIASVVAMLALDWRLTLVSLLLLPVFVWISRRVGRERKKITTKRQKQMAAMAATVTESLSVSGILLGRTMGRSESLTSAFSAESEKLVGLEVRSSMAGRWRMSTIGIVMAAMPALIYWAAGIALQTGAPSLSVGTLVAFVTLQQGLFRPAVSLLSTGVQIQTSLALFARIFEYLDLPVDITERADAVRLDRAKGEVTLEDVHFTYDTKNGPTLSGIDITVPAGGSLAVVGPTGSGKSTLSYLVPRLYDVTGGRVALDGVDVRDLDFDSLARSIGVVSQETYLFHASVADNLRFAKPDATDEEIAEAARAAQIHDHITSLPDGYDTLVGERGYRFSGGEKQRLAIARTILRDPPVLILDEATSALDTRTEHAVQRAIDNLSAGRTTITIAHRLSTVRDADQIVVLDSGRIAERGTHEELLKADGRYAALVRRDRDAALTPEPPEGVQLAPVNV from the coding sequence ATGCCGCACGACGAACCGAAGTGGATCCCGTCGAAAGACCCCATCGACCCCGCCCGGCCCGCCCCGGCGGAGCAGCCGCGTGAGCTGCGCCGCATCGTGGGGCTGTTCCGGCCCTACCGCGGCCGGCTCGCCGTCGTCGGCCTGCTGGTCGCCGCCTCCTCGCTGGTCGGCGTCGCCTCGCCGTTCATGCTCCGGGAGATACTCGACGTCGCGATCCCGCAGGGCCGCACCGGGCTGCTCAGCCTGCTCGCGCTCGGCATGATCCTCACCGCCGTCGTCACCAGCGTCTTCGGCGTGCTCCAGACCCTGATCTCCACCACCGTCGGCCAGCGCGTCATGCACGACCTGCGCACCGCCGTCTACGCGCAGCTCCAGCGGATGCCGCTCGCCTTCTTCACCCGGACCCGCACCGGAGAGGTGCAGTCCCGCATTGCCAACGACATCGGCGGGATGCAGGCCACCGTCACCTCCACCGCGACCTCGCTCGTCTCGAACCTGACGGCCGTGATCGCCTCCGTGGTCGCCATGCTCGCGCTCGACTGGCGGCTCACCCTCGTCTCGCTCCTGCTGCTCCCCGTCTTCGTGTGGATCAGCCGGCGGGTCGGCCGGGAGCGCAAGAAGATCACGACGAAGCGGCAGAAGCAGATGGCCGCCATGGCCGCGACGGTCACCGAGTCGCTCTCGGTGAGCGGCATCCTGCTCGGCCGCACCATGGGCCGCTCCGAGTCCCTCACCTCCGCCTTCTCCGCCGAGTCCGAGAAGCTCGTCGGCCTGGAAGTGCGCTCCAGCATGGCCGGGCGCTGGCGGATGTCCACCATCGGCATCGTCATGGCCGCGATGCCCGCCCTCATCTACTGGGCGGCCGGCATAGCCCTCCAGACGGGCGCCCCCTCGCTCTCCGTCGGCACCCTCGTCGCCTTCGTCACCCTCCAGCAGGGCCTGTTCCGGCCCGCCGTGAGCCTGCTGTCGACCGGTGTGCAGATCCAGACCTCACTCGCGCTGTTCGCCCGCATCTTCGAGTACCTCGACCTGCCGGTGGACATCACCGAGCGCGCGGACGCGGTGCGCCTGGACCGGGCCAAGGGCGAGGTCACCCTGGAGGACGTGCACTTCACGTACGACACCAAGAACGGTCCGACCCTCTCGGGGATCGACATCACCGTTCCGGCGGGAGGCTCCCTCGCCGTCGTCGGCCCGACCGGCTCCGGCAAGAGCACGCTCAGCTACCTGGTGCCGCGGCTCTACGACGTCACCGGCGGACGGGTCGCCCTCGACGGGGTGGACGTGCGCGACCTCGACTTCGACTCGCTGGCCCGCTCGATCGGGGTGGTCTCCCAGGAGACCTACCTCTTCCACGCCTCGGTCGCCGACAACCTGCGCTTCGCCAAGCCGGACGCCACCGACGAGGAGATCGCCGAGGCAGCCCGCGCGGCCCAGATCCACGACCACATCACCTCCCTGCCCGACGGGTACGACACCCTGGTCGGCGAGCGCGGCTACCGGTTCTCCGGAGGCGAGAAGCAGCGTCTGGCCATCGCCCGCACCATCCTGCGGGACCCGCCGGTGCTGATCCTCGACGAGGCCACCAGCGCCCTGGACACCCGTACCGAGCATGCCGTCCAGCGGGCCATCGACAACCTCTCCGCGGGCCGCACGACCATCACCATCGCGCACCGCCTCTCCACCGTCCGCGACGCCGACCAGATCGTCGTCCTGGACTCCGGGCGCATCGCCGAGCGCGGCACCCACGAGGAGCTGCTGAAGGCGGACGGCCGGTACGCGGCCCTGGTCCGCCGGGACCGGGACGCCGCGCTGACGCCCGAACCGCCCGAGGGCGTCCAGCTGGCTCCGGTAAATGTGTGA
- a CDS encoding FAD-dependent oxidoreductase, translating into MPVDIPLDGPVGVNVVADVDVVVIGAGQAGLSSAYHLTRAGIDHVVLDHAPRPGGAWQFRWPSLTYGKVHGMHALPGMELTGADPLRPSSQVVAEYFAAYEDRFDLRVRRPVDVSAVREGDAGRLRVETSAGIWSARALVNATGTWDRPFWPRYPGQETFRGRQLHTADYPGPQEFAGARVIVVGGGTSAVQHLLEISEVAAGTTWVTRRPPVFRDGSFGEAEGRAAVALVDERVRRGLPPQSVVSVTGLPLNDAVRAGLASGVLARRPVFDRITATGAVWADGSHVDADVILWATGFRAAVDHLAPLRLREPGGGIRVEGTRAVRDERIHLVGYGPSASTIGANRAGGAAARGIRRLLTRDRAGAPVPVVPVPVPAA; encoded by the coding sequence ATGCCGGTGGACATACCGCTGGACGGGCCGGTCGGCGTGAACGTGGTAGCCGACGTGGACGTGGTGGTCATCGGCGCCGGGCAGGCCGGCCTGTCCAGCGCCTACCACCTCACCCGGGCGGGGATCGACCACGTGGTCCTCGACCACGCGCCCCGCCCGGGCGGGGCCTGGCAGTTCCGCTGGCCCTCGCTCACCTACGGCAAGGTCCACGGCATGCACGCCCTGCCCGGCATGGAGCTGACGGGCGCCGACCCGCTGCGGCCGTCGTCGCAGGTCGTCGCGGAGTACTTCGCCGCCTACGAGGACCGCTTCGACCTGCGCGTACGCCGACCCGTGGACGTGTCCGCCGTACGCGAGGGCGACGCGGGGCGGCTCCGCGTGGAGACGTCGGCCGGCATCTGGTCGGCCCGGGCCCTGGTCAATGCCACCGGCACCTGGGACCGGCCGTTCTGGCCGCGCTACCCGGGCCAGGAGACCTTCCGCGGCCGGCAGCTGCACACCGCGGACTATCCGGGACCGCAGGAGTTCGCGGGGGCGCGGGTGATCGTCGTCGGCGGCGGCACCTCGGCGGTGCAGCACCTGCTGGAGATCTCCGAGGTGGCGGCGGGGACCACCTGGGTGACCCGGCGGCCCCCGGTCTTCCGCGACGGGAGCTTCGGCGAGGCCGAGGGCCGGGCCGCGGTGGCCCTGGTGGACGAGCGCGTGCGCCGGGGTCTGCCGCCGCAGAGCGTGGTCAGTGTGACGGGACTCCCGCTCAACGACGCCGTCCGGGCCGGTCTGGCCTCCGGCGTGCTGGCCCGGCGGCCCGTCTTCGACCGGATCACCGCCACGGGCGCCGTCTGGGCCGACGGGAGCCACGTGGACGCGGACGTCATCCTGTGGGCCACCGGATTCCGGGCGGCCGTCGACCACCTCGCCCCGCTGCGCCTGCGCGAGCCGGGCGGAGGCATCCGGGTCGAGGGGACCCGCGCCGTCCGCGACGAGCGGATCCACCTGGTGGGCTACGGCCCGTCGGCGTCGACCATCGGCGCCAACCGCGCGGGCGGTGCCGCGGCCCGCGGGATCCGCCGGCTCCTGACCCGTGACCGGGCCGGCGCCCCGGTCCCGGTCGTCCCGGTCCCGGTCCCGGCGGCCTGA
- the mltG gene encoding endolytic transglycosylase MltG, whose amino-acid sequence MRHEYRPPQRRSRLTRRGRLALFLGTLFALGAAVLIPILRGGDVPETPRRLLIPEGWRAPQVYAAVDRELKLPPGSTKAAVATAGLALPAEAKGNPEGYLFPATYPVTSKSTPATLLTHMVRTANQKLATQAVADGGKAHGMTPYQTATLASIIEAEAEGRADMGKVARVVHNRLAKSMPLQMDSTINYALNRSTVDTKLSDTRIDSPFNTYARQGLPPTPIDSPGLEALAAAVAPTPGDWLFFVTVKPGDTRFSATYEEHRKHVAEFNRIRAGAGSRTGQAGPAGK is encoded by the coding sequence ATGCGCCATGAGTACCGGCCGCCGCAGCGCCGTTCCCGGCTGACCCGCCGGGGCCGGCTGGCGCTCTTCCTCGGCACGCTGTTCGCCCTCGGTGCGGCCGTCCTGATCCCGATACTGCGCGGTGGCGACGTGCCGGAGACGCCACGCCGGCTGCTCATCCCCGAGGGCTGGCGGGCCCCGCAGGTGTACGCCGCGGTCGACCGCGAGCTGAAGCTCCCGCCGGGCTCCACGAAGGCGGCGGTGGCCACCGCCGGGCTGGCTCTGCCCGCGGAGGCCAAGGGCAATCCGGAGGGGTACCTCTTCCCGGCGACGTACCCGGTGACCTCGAAGTCCACCCCGGCCACCCTCCTCACGCACATGGTGCGGACGGCGAACCAGAAGCTCGCCACCCAGGCCGTCGCCGACGGCGGCAAGGCCCACGGGATGACCCCGTACCAGACGGCCACCCTGGCCAGCATCATCGAGGCGGAGGCCGAGGGCCGCGCCGACATGGGCAAGGTCGCACGGGTGGTGCACAACCGGCTGGCGAAGTCGATGCCGCTCCAGATGGACTCCACCATCAACTACGCGCTGAACCGCAGCACCGTGGACACCAAACTCAGCGACACCCGGATCGACAGTCCCTTCAACACCTACGCACGCCAGGGACTGCCACCCACTCCGATCGACAGCCCGGGACTGGAGGCGTTGGCGGCCGCCGTCGCCCCGACGCCCGGCGACTGGCTGTTCTTCGTCACCGTCAAGCCGGGGGACACCCGCTTCTCGGCGACGTACGAGGAACACAGGAAGCACGTCGCGGAGTTCAACCGGATCCGCGCGGGCGCCGGCTCCCGCACAGGTCAGGCCGGTCCCGCCGGGAAATGA
- a CDS encoding MarR family winged helix-turn-helix transcriptional regulator: MPLSPGESPGFLLWHATLRWQRDIATALAPLDLTHVQFVLLACTWWLNSQGEHPNQLAVARQAGTDVKMTSQVLRTLEHKGLVEREVDPADTRAKRLRVTDAGAELAPRAIAAVEQADAQFFRPVPIADAVALLGRLARPET, from the coding sequence ATGCCCCTCAGCCCCGGCGAGAGCCCCGGATTCCTGCTGTGGCACGCCACCCTGCGCTGGCAGCGCGACATCGCCACGGCGCTGGCCCCGCTCGACCTCACCCACGTGCAGTTCGTGCTGCTCGCCTGCACCTGGTGGCTCAACAGCCAGGGCGAGCACCCCAATCAGCTGGCCGTCGCCCGCCAGGCCGGTACCGACGTCAAGATGACCTCCCAAGTCCTGCGCACCCTGGAACACAAAGGGCTCGTCGAGCGTGAGGTCGACCCGGCCGACACCCGCGCCAAACGGCTGCGCGTCACCGACGCCGGCGCCGAGCTGGCTCCACGGGCGATCGCCGCCGTCGAACAGGCCGACGCGCAGTTCTTCCGGCCGGTGCCCATCGCCGACGCGGTGGCCCTGCTCGGCCGACTGGCCCGCCCGGAAACCTGA
- a CDS encoding ABC transporter substrate-binding protein — MRRHSLPLLATLVPLSLALAACGGSSAADSGAATAGSGAKVTLSVGDQKGGNESLLKAAGELENLDYTIKWSTFTSGPPLLEAVNAKAVDIGGVGNTPPVFAAAAKSKITVVAATHGSSAGEAILVPKGSALRSAGDLRGKKIAVAQGSSAHFQLIAGLEQAGLGPTDVTINFLQPADALAAFNSGSVDAWAVWDPYTSQVLRTGARVLTSGEGLVNGLGFQVAAPAALEDAGKSKAIGDYLKRLQRAQDWVFKHPEEWAKVWAKETGLPYEVALDAVKRSNGTRVPVAVDDAAVVSEQKIADTFTELKLIPGAVAFKDFVDPRFNGDLPPSTTAPRTYGKDS, encoded by the coding sequence ATGAGACGCCATTCCCTGCCCCTGCTCGCCACCCTGGTCCCGCTGTCCCTGGCCCTGGCCGCCTGCGGCGGCAGCTCCGCCGCCGACAGCGGCGCGGCGACCGCCGGGAGCGGTGCCAAGGTCACGCTCAGCGTCGGGGACCAGAAGGGCGGCAACGAGTCGCTGCTGAAGGCTGCCGGGGAGCTGGAGAACCTCGACTACACCATCAAGTGGTCCACCTTCACCTCCGGTCCGCCGCTGCTGGAGGCCGTCAACGCCAAGGCCGTGGACATCGGCGGCGTGGGCAACACCCCGCCCGTGTTCGCCGCGGCCGCCAAGTCGAAGATCACCGTGGTGGCCGCCACGCACGGCTCCTCGGCAGGCGAGGCGATCCTCGTGCCGAAGGGGTCCGCCCTCCGGTCCGCAGGCGACCTGCGCGGCAAGAAGATCGCGGTGGCACAGGGCAGTTCGGCCCACTTCCAGCTCATCGCCGGCCTGGAACAGGCCGGCCTGGGGCCCACCGACGTGACGATCAACTTCCTCCAGCCCGCCGACGCGCTGGCCGCCTTCAACAGCGGCTCGGTCGACGCGTGGGCGGTCTGGGACCCGTACACCTCCCAGGTGCTGCGTACCGGAGCCCGGGTCCTGACCTCCGGCGAGGGGCTCGTCAACGGGCTCGGCTTCCAGGTCGCGGCGCCGGCCGCCCTGGAGGACGCGGGCAAGAGCAAGGCCATCGGCGACTACCTGAAGCGGCTGCAGCGCGCCCAGGACTGGGTGTTCAAGCACCCTGAGGAGTGGGCGAAGGTCTGGGCGAAGGAGACGGGGCTGCCGTACGAGGTCGCCCTCGACGCGGTGAAGCGCAGCAACGGCACCCGGGTCCCGGTCGCCGTCGACGACGCGGCCGTGGTCTCCGAGCAGAAGATCGCCGACACCTTCACCGAGCTGAAGCTGATCCCGGGCGCGGTCGCCTTCAAGGACTTCGTCGACCCCCGTTTCAACGGCGACCTGCCGCCGTCCACCACCGCCCCGCGTACGTACGGGAAGGACTCCTGA
- a CDS encoding SRPBCC family protein has protein sequence MWEYEHSIETAATPEAIWRLWVDVENWGAWNPGIEKIEISGPFVAGTEITMTPPGDDPILLRIAEAVEGERFVDEARFGDLLLRTVHRIEPIGRDRIRVVYRMEITGGGAGEVGPQIGPGITADWPDTMASLAGLALR, from the coding sequence ATGTGGGAGTACGAGCACAGCATCGAGACCGCCGCCACCCCCGAGGCGATCTGGCGGCTCTGGGTGGACGTGGAGAACTGGGGCGCCTGGAACCCCGGTATCGAGAAGATCGAGATCAGTGGCCCGTTCGTGGCCGGCACGGAGATCACGATGACGCCGCCCGGGGACGACCCGATCCTGCTGCGCATCGCCGAGGCCGTCGAAGGCGAACGTTTCGTCGACGAGGCGCGCTTCGGTGACCTGCTGCTGCGAACCGTCCACCGGATCGAGCCGATCGGCCGGGACCGGATCCGGGTGGTGTACCGGATGGAGATCACCGGCGGCGGCGCCGGCGAGGTGGGTCCGCAGATCGGCCCGGGCATCACCGCCGACTGGCCCGACACGATGGCTTCGCTGGCCGGGCTGGCGCTTCGCTGA
- a CDS encoding LLM class flavin-dependent oxidoreductase → MTVRLHWFLPTGGDGRTLVDRHAYAHNTSAPGVREPDIEYLAQIAKAAERLGFEAVLTPTGTWCEDAWLTTVALSQHTERLKFLVAFRPGVISPTLAAQMAATYQRITRGRLLLNVVTGGDSAEQRRFGDHLDHDRRYERTAEFLSVVRGAWRGEPYDFRGEHYRIDGGLTALPPDPLPEIFFGGSSAAAGPVAAEHADVYLTWGEPPQQVKEKIDWIRSLAEERGRTVRFGIRLHTISRDSAKEAWGAADRLLGELSDADIARAQSLLGTSESVGQQRMLALHGGSRDGLEISPNLWAGVGLVRGGAGTALVGSHGDVADRIEEYHALGIENFVLSGYPHLEEAYWFGEGVTPELASRGLLAP, encoded by the coding sequence ATGACCGTCCGCCTGCACTGGTTCCTGCCCACCGGCGGCGACGGCCGCACCCTGGTCGACCGGCACGCCTACGCGCACAACACGTCCGCGCCCGGGGTGCGCGAGCCGGACATCGAGTACCTCGCGCAGATCGCCAAGGCGGCCGAACGGCTCGGCTTCGAGGCGGTGCTGACGCCGACGGGCACCTGGTGCGAGGACGCCTGGCTGACGACGGTGGCGCTCTCGCAGCACACCGAGCGGCTGAAGTTCCTGGTCGCCTTCCGGCCCGGGGTGATCTCGCCGACGCTCGCCGCCCAGATGGCCGCGACCTACCAGCGGATCACCCGCGGCCGGCTGCTGCTCAATGTGGTGACGGGCGGAGACTCGGCCGAGCAGCGGCGGTTCGGCGACCACCTCGACCATGACCGCCGCTACGAGCGCACCGCCGAGTTCCTGTCCGTCGTACGGGGCGCCTGGCGCGGGGAGCCGTACGACTTCCGGGGCGAGCACTACCGGATCGACGGCGGGCTCACCGCGCTGCCGCCGGACCCGCTGCCGGAGATCTTCTTCGGCGGGTCCTCGGCGGCGGCCGGGCCGGTCGCGGCCGAGCACGCCGATGTGTACCTGACGTGGGGCGAGCCGCCGCAGCAGGTGAAGGAGAAGATCGACTGGATCCGCTCGCTGGCCGAGGAGCGGGGGCGGACGGTCCGGTTCGGCATCCGGTTGCACACCATCTCGCGCGACTCGGCGAAGGAGGCCTGGGGCGCGGCGGACCGGCTGCTCGGGGAGCTGTCGGACGCGGACATCGCCCGCGCGCAGTCCCTGCTGGGCACGAGCGAGTCGGTGGGTCAGCAGCGGATGCTGGCCCTGCACGGCGGCTCCCGGGACGGGCTGGAGATCTCGCCGAACCTGTGGGCGGGAGTCGGTCTGGTCCGCGGCGGCGCCGGTACGGCCCTGGTCGGCAGTCACGGCGACGTGGCGGACCGGATCGAGGAGTACCACGCGCTCGGGATCGAGAACTTCGTCCTGTCGGGCTACCCGCACCTGGAGGAGGCGTACTGGTTCGGCGAGGGGGTGACGCCGGAGCTGGCCTCGCGCGGCCTGCTGGCGCCGTAG
- a CDS encoding putative leader peptide, whose amino-acid sequence MLRSAMLTTRGHIDLLRVASAACRRGC is encoded by the coding sequence ATGTTGCGTTCAGCCATGCTCACCACGCGCGGTCACATCGACCTGCTGCGGGTGGCCTCCGCCGCGTGTCGCCGCGGCTGCTGA